The following proteins are co-located in the Sphingomonas panacis genome:
- the phoA gene encoding alkaline phosphatase, protein MTFLPRFSLASVLALAAATAASGQSAPADLARAAQGDLSQPDGARRIKGDMTATYRTLIRDGVVHNVILLIGDGMGDSEITLARDYAEGAGGYFKGIDALPVTGQYTHYSLEKATGKPNYVTDSAASATAWSTGVKSYNGAIGVDIREAPHASLIELAKRAGYATGDVTTAEIEDATPAAQIAHVTMRACFGPVVTSKLCPTNALEKGGAGSIAEQLLNARPDVALGGGAAAFGETAQAGSWQDKTLLDQARARGFVVVQDAAELDAITTADRTHPLLGLFAQGNMPVRWQGPKASHHGNLDQPPVRCEVNAERSASVPTLAAMTTKAIALLRKNPKGFLLQVEGASIDKEDHAANPCGQIGETVDLDEAVQVALNFAKADGHTLVIVTADHAHTSQIIGNGSKAPGLTEALLTKDGSVLTVNYGTSEVGSQGHTGTQLRIAAYGPRAANFAGLTDQTDMFYTIRDALGLK, encoded by the coding sequence ATGACCTTTCTGCCCCGCTTCTCGCTTGCCTCCGTTCTCGCCCTCGCCGCGGCAACCGCCGCCAGCGGGCAGTCAGCACCTGCTGATCTCGCACGCGCCGCACAAGGGGATCTCAGCCAACCGGACGGTGCACGCCGGATCAAAGGCGACATGACCGCAACGTACCGCACGCTGATCCGGGATGGCGTGGTACACAACGTCATTCTGCTCATCGGCGACGGCATGGGCGATTCCGAAATCACCCTCGCCCGCGATTATGCCGAGGGCGCTGGCGGATATTTCAAGGGCATCGACGCCCTGCCGGTGACCGGCCAGTACACGCATTATTCACTGGAGAAAGCGACCGGCAAGCCGAACTACGTGACCGATTCCGCCGCGTCCGCGACCGCGTGGAGCACCGGCGTGAAGAGCTATAACGGCGCGATCGGCGTCGACATTCGCGAGGCACCGCATGCCTCCCTGATCGAGCTTGCAAAACGTGCCGGCTATGCCACCGGCGACGTCACCACCGCCGAGATCGAGGATGCGACGCCGGCCGCGCAGATCGCACACGTCACCATGCGCGCCTGCTTCGGCCCGGTCGTGACCAGCAAGCTGTGCCCGACCAACGCATTGGAGAAGGGCGGCGCGGGCTCGATCGCCGAGCAATTGCTCAACGCCCGCCCCGATGTCGCGCTCGGCGGCGGCGCGGCCGCGTTCGGGGAGACCGCGCAGGCCGGTTCGTGGCAGGACAAGACGTTGCTCGATCAGGCGCGCGCGCGGGGATTCGTCGTGGTGCAGGACGCCGCCGAACTGGACGCGATCACCACCGCCGACCGGACGCATCCGCTGCTCGGCCTGTTCGCGCAAGGCAACATGCCGGTGCGCTGGCAGGGGCCGAAGGCCAGCCACCACGGTAATCTCGACCAGCCGCCCGTCCGCTGCGAGGTCAATGCGGAACGCTCCGCCAGCGTACCCACACTCGCGGCGATGACGACCAAGGCAATCGCGCTGCTGCGCAAGAACCCGAAGGGCTTCCTGCTGCAGGTGGAAGGTGCCTCGATCGACAAGGAGGATCACGCGGCGAATCCGTGCGGCCAGATAGGCGAGACAGTCGATCTCGACGAGGCCGTTCAGGTCGCGCTGAACTTCGCCAAGGCCGATGGGCACACGCTGGTGATCGTCACTGCGGACCACGCGCATACCAGCCAGATCATCGGCAATGGCAGCAAGGCGCCGGGGCTTACCGAAGCGCTGCTGACCAAGGACGGAAGCGTCCTGACGGTGAACTACGGCACCTCGGAAGTGGGTTCGCAGGGTCATACCGGCACACAGCTTCGCATAGCCGCCTACGGCCCGCGTGCGGCCAATTTCGCCGGACTGACCGACCAGACCGACATGTTCTACACGATCCGCGATGCGCTCGGGCTGAAGTGA
- a CDS encoding alternative oxidase: MSPLPEINLAIHHPPRGGSDRFALAVTRLLRFVADRFFAKRYGHRAIVLETVAAVPGMVGATLVHLRCLRRMESDRGWIRTLMEEAENERMHLMTFLEICKPTLFERLIVLVVQWLFYLGFFALYLLSPRTAHRLVGYFEEEAVISYTHYLEEIDSGRSANVLAPAIARRYWDLPEGATLRDVVLVVRADEAHHRDVNHAFAADLGGGAPGDVAPYPWHAPEWDAEADALEPAHAPLAQG, encoded by the coding sequence ATGAGTCCGCTTCCCGAGATCAACCTTGCCATTCACCATCCGCCGCGCGGGGGTTCCGATCGGTTCGCGTTGGCGGTCACCAGGCTGCTGCGGTTCGTCGCCGACCGCTTTTTCGCCAAGCGTTATGGCCACCGTGCCATCGTGCTGGAAACCGTCGCGGCGGTGCCGGGTATGGTCGGCGCCACGCTTGTCCATCTGCGTTGCCTGCGGCGGATGGAATCGGATCGCGGCTGGATCCGCACGCTGATGGAAGAGGCGGAAAACGAACGCATGCACCTCATGACGTTCCTGGAAATCTGCAAACCCACGCTGTTCGAGCGGCTGATCGTGCTGGTCGTCCAGTGGCTGTTCTATCTCGGCTTCTTCGCCCTGTACCTGCTCAGCCCAAGGACCGCGCACCGCCTGGTCGGCTATTTCGAGGAAGAGGCGGTGATCAGCTACACGCATTATCTGGAAGAGATCGACTCAGGCCGGAGCGCCAACGTCCTCGCCCCCGCGATCGCCCGCCGCTATTGGGATCTGCCGGAGGGCGCGACTTTGCGCGACGTCGTCCTGGTCGTGCGCGCAGACGAGGCCCATCACCGCGACGTGAACCACGCCTTTGCCGCCGATCTGGGCGGCGGCGCCCCGGGCGACGTCGCGCCCTATCCGTGGCACGCCCCGGAGTGGGATGCGGAGGCGGACGCGCTCGAACCGGCGCACGCGCCGCTCGCGCAGGGCTAG
- a CDS encoding LysR family transcriptional regulator, with the protein MDLQALSDFDLVAAHGGFGRASRASGRSKATLSRRVAELEQSLGVRLIERGSQNLRLTDEGRSLHERTRGLLSEIVEAGEAVVLGASTPKGRLRVSAPMVFAHVALPRIATRFALAYPEVQLEIVAEDRKVDPVEDGYDLIIRIDPSPDERLVGRRFLSDERLIVAPPGMPRPVPGAGGDELAVRAVLLAATPPGSLWRVNSGPEADIILRPDPILRLSSLLMVRDAVLAGAGAALLPKLLVAEDIAAGKLVYWGTHVGPSVEIWALQSSRRLVGAKVRAFLEVVETAFPKKRFDA; encoded by the coding sequence ATGGATCTTCAGGCGTTGTCTGACTTCGACCTCGTAGCGGCCCACGGCGGGTTCGGCCGCGCTTCCCGCGCCTCCGGCCGTTCTAAGGCCACGCTGTCGCGGCGAGTCGCGGAACTCGAACAAAGCCTTGGCGTGCGTTTGATCGAGCGCGGTTCCCAAAACCTGCGACTGACGGATGAAGGGCGGTCGCTTCATGAGCGCACGCGCGGCCTGCTTAGCGAAATCGTGGAGGCCGGCGAGGCGGTCGTTCTTGGCGCATCGACACCGAAAGGCAGGTTGCGGGTCAGTGCGCCGATGGTCTTTGCGCACGTCGCGTTGCCCCGGATCGCCACCCGCTTTGCCCTGGCGTATCCGGAAGTTCAGCTCGAAATCGTTGCCGAGGACCGCAAGGTCGATCCGGTTGAAGATGGCTATGATCTGATCATCCGGATCGACCCCTCGCCAGACGAACGCCTCGTCGGGCGCCGTTTCCTAAGCGATGAGCGCCTGATTGTGGCTCCGCCTGGCATGCCACGCCCCGTTCCGGGTGCGGGCGGCGACGAATTGGCGGTCAGGGCCGTTTTGCTCGCCGCGACCCCGCCGGGTTCGCTGTGGCGTGTGAACTCCGGACCGGAGGCTGACATCATCCTGAGGCCGGACCCGATCCTCCGCCTCTCATCGCTGCTGATGGTTCGCGACGCGGTGCTGGCGGGTGCGGGTGCGGCTTTGCTGCCCAAGCTGCTTGTTGCCGAAGACATCGCAGCCGGCAAGCTCGTGTATTGGGGGACCCATGTCGGTCCGTCCGTCGAGATCTGGGCATTGCAGAGTTCACGCCGCTTGGTCGGTGCCAAGGTGCGTGCCTTCTTGGAGGTGGTTGAGACAGCGTTTCCAAAGAAGCGCTTCGACGCATAA
- a CDS encoding NmrA/HSCARG family protein, with product MAILVTGSTGTIGTQVISHLQGHNVDVRALTRSPETAQLPAGVTAVRGDLADPDSVRAALQGVSTLFLLAPNAADELTQAMLTLTVAREAGVKGIVYLSVFGGEAYADVPHFAGKSTVEHMIAALELPATVLRPAYFIQNDLRQKDALLKAGVYGAPIGTKGISMVDVRDIGGAAAIELVRREQAATPLGRETYALVGPDSLTGDGIANIWSEALGREIRYGGDDLVVMEQRVKAVMPAWLALDLRLMFARYQSDGAVATAGDIAHLTSLLGRPPRSYAAFASDAAAQWTKA from the coding sequence ATGGCCATTCTCGTTACAGGCAGCACGGGCACCATCGGAACCCAGGTTATCAGCCATCTTCAAGGGCATAACGTGGATGTCCGCGCCCTGACTCGCTCGCCCGAGACGGCGCAGCTTCCCGCTGGCGTGACGGCGGTCCGAGGCGACCTTGCCGACCCGGATTCGGTGCGCGCGGCCCTACAAGGCGTCAGCACGCTGTTCCTGCTCGCCCCGAACGCCGCGGATGAACTGACCCAGGCCATGCTGACGCTGACGGTCGCCCGCGAGGCCGGCGTCAAGGGTATTGTATATCTCTCCGTATTCGGTGGCGAAGCCTACGCCGACGTGCCGCATTTCGCGGGCAAATCCACGGTAGAGCACATGATCGCGGCGCTCGAACTGCCCGCGACGGTGCTGCGCCCTGCCTATTTCATCCAGAACGATCTTCGTCAGAAGGACGCCCTCTTGAAAGCCGGAGTCTATGGCGCGCCGATCGGCACGAAAGGCATCTCGATGGTCGATGTCCGCGATATCGGTGGAGCCGCCGCGATCGAGCTGGTGCGCCGTGAGCAAGCTGCAACGCCGCTCGGCCGCGAGACCTATGCGCTGGTCGGCCCGGATAGCCTGACCGGCGACGGCATCGCGAATATCTGGAGCGAGGCGCTCGGTCGCGAGATCCGATATGGCGGCGACGACCTCGTCGTGATGGAGCAGCGCGTGAAGGCCGTGATGCCCGCTTGGCTCGCGCTCGACCTGCGCCTGATGTTCGCCCGCTATCAGTCGGATGGCGCGGTGGCGACCGCTGGCGATATCGCGCACCTCACCAGCTTGCTCGGTCGCCCCCCGCGTTCCTACGCCGCTTTCGCGAGCGATGCCGCGGCCCAGTGGACGAAGGCCTAA
- a CDS encoding SDR family oxidoreductase produces the protein MKILVLGATGATGRLIVGKAVAEGHEVVALVRAKAKAADIAGAELVEGDARDPAALTRAIAGCDAVVSSLGTAMSPFREVTLLSTATRALVGVMEQQAVRRLVCITGLGAGDSRGHGGFVFDRLFLPLMLRKVYEDKDRQENVIRASTLDWTVVRPTVLNDKPARGAIKALTDLSGVHGGTIARSDVADFVVQQLTTDAWLRKTPLITW, from the coding sequence ATGAAAATACTGGTATTGGGCGCCACCGGCGCCACCGGCCGCCTGATCGTCGGCAAGGCCGTCGCAGAGGGACACGAGGTGGTCGCTCTCGTGCGCGCCAAAGCGAAGGCCGCGGACATCGCCGGCGCCGAACTCGTCGAAGGCGACGCCCGCGATCCGGCCGCATTGACCCGCGCCATCGCCGGCTGTGATGCCGTCGTCAGTTCGCTGGGCACAGCCATGAGCCCGTTCCGGGAGGTGACCCTACTCTCGACGGCGACGCGCGCGCTGGTCGGCGTTATGGAGCAGCAAGCCGTCCGGAGACTGGTGTGCATCACTGGCCTTGGCGCTGGCGACAGTCGCGGCCACGGTGGCTTCGTCTTCGACCGGTTGTTCCTGCCGCTGATGCTGCGAAAGGTTTACGAGGACAAGGATCGCCAGGAGAACGTGATCCGGGCCAGCACGCTCGACTGGACCGTCGTTCGGCCAACGGTGCTCAACGACAAGCCGGCGCGGGGCGCTATCAAGGCCTTGACCGACCTGTCAGGCGTGCATGGCGGAACCATCGCCCGATCCGACGTCGCGGATTTCGTTGTGCAGCAACTCACAACAGACGCGTGGCTGCGCAAAACACCGCTGATCACCTGGTAG
- a CDS encoding c-type cytochrome — translation MSSRSLYAFGAFGVIPLLAGAAFAGQWTTPLPSLHRWAQIDRIPRHHAIAANGVPEPYRTMRNPLPVSRATIAKGATLYATNCRSCHGLSGKGNGPIGRDVSPSPFDIAWLSEMKVSRFDGFMYWTIAEGGVPFGTSMPPYKKMLSPNDIWAVTTYIQAGLPKDLPPR, via the coding sequence ATGTCATCGCGATCACTGTACGCTTTCGGCGCCTTCGGAGTCATTCCGCTTCTGGCCGGCGCGGCGTTTGCGGGGCAATGGACGACGCCCTTGCCAAGCTTGCATCGATGGGCCCAGATCGACCGGATACCGCGCCATCATGCCATCGCGGCGAACGGTGTCCCGGAGCCCTATCGGACGATGCGCAATCCCTTGCCCGTCTCGCGAGCGACGATTGCCAAAGGCGCCACGCTCTATGCGACCAACTGCCGTTCCTGTCATGGCCTCAGTGGCAAGGGCAATGGTCCAATCGGACGGGATGTGTCGCCGTCACCTTTCGACATCGCCTGGCTTTCCGAAATGAAAGTCTCGCGGTTCGACGGGTTCATGTACTGGACCATCGCCGAGGGTGGCGTGCCTTTCGGCACGTCGATGCCGCCGTACAAGAAAATGCTGTCGCCAAACGATATCTGGGCCGTGACCACCTACATTCAGGCCGGTCTCCCGAAGGATCTCCCGCCGCGCTAG
- a CDS encoding ABC transporter permease — protein sequence MRIANVARLGIKEIRSLWRDRMMVALIAWAFTGSVYVAATGIPETLNKAPIAIVDEDQSPLSQRIFNAFYPPFFTAPTRLSRAQIDPGMDQGSYTFVLDIPPHFQRDLLAGRSPAVQLNVDATRMGQAFSGNAYVQQIVDGEINAFARRGGRAAALPIDLAVRSSFNPNLTALWFGAVMQVINHVTLLSIILTGAALIREREHGTVEHLLVMPVTPSEIMAAKVWSMGLVVLAATWASLLLVVEGAMRVPIAGSLALFLLGAVAHLFATTSMGIFLATFARSMPQFGLLVILTIVPLELLSGGSTPRESMPQAVQDIMLAAPTTHFVKLAQGILYRGADLTVVWPQLLAIVTIGAVFFAVALVQFRRAINTMA from the coding sequence ATGCGCATCGCGAACGTCGCCCGGCTTGGCATCAAGGAAATTCGAAGCCTCTGGCGCGACCGGATGATGGTCGCGCTGATCGCCTGGGCCTTCACCGGATCGGTCTATGTCGCAGCGACCGGGATTCCCGAAACGCTCAACAAGGCTCCCATCGCGATCGTCGATGAGGACCAGTCGCCATTGTCGCAGCGGATCTTCAACGCCTTTTATCCGCCATTTTTTACCGCGCCGACACGGCTCTCGCGCGCGCAGATCGATCCTGGGATGGATCAGGGCAGCTATACCTTCGTCCTCGACATCCCGCCGCATTTCCAGCGTGATCTGCTCGCCGGCCGCTCGCCCGCTGTCCAGCTCAACGTCGATGCGACGCGAATGGGGCAGGCCTTTTCAGGCAACGCCTATGTCCAGCAAATCGTCGATGGCGAGATAAATGCCTTCGCCCGGCGCGGTGGCAGGGCCGCTGCGCTACCCATCGATCTTGCCGTGCGCTCCAGCTTCAACCCCAACCTCACGGCATTGTGGTTCGGCGCGGTGATGCAGGTGATCAACCACGTCACCCTCCTTTCGATCATTCTCACCGGCGCCGCACTGATCCGCGAGCGCGAGCATGGCACGGTCGAGCATCTGCTGGTGATGCCGGTCACACCGTCAGAGATCATGGCGGCAAAAGTCTGGTCGATGGGGCTCGTCGTGCTGGCTGCGACCTGGGCTTCGCTCCTCCTCGTCGTTGAAGGCGCGATGCGGGTGCCGATCGCGGGATCGCTCGCGCTGTTTCTGCTGGGCGCGGTGGCACATCTCTTCGCCACGACCTCGATGGGCATCTTTCTCGCTACCTTCGCGCGATCGATGCCGCAGTTCGGCCTGCTGGTGATCCTCACCATCGTTCCGCTGGAATTGCTCTCCGGCGGCAGTACCCCTCGGGAAAGTATGCCGCAGGCGGTACAGGACATCATGCTCGCCGCACCGACCACGCATTTCGTCAAGCTTGCTCAAGGCATTCTCTATCGTGGCGCCGATCTCACGGTGGTGTGGCCACAACTGCTGGCGATCGTCACGATCGGCGCGGTGTTTTTCGCGGTCGCGCTCGTTCAGTTTCGTCGGGCCATCAACACCATGGCGTGA
- the rbbA gene encoding ribosome-associated ATPase/putative transporter RbbA: MTACAARLTGVRLCFGDTTALDGVDLDVPASRMVGMIGPDGVGKSSLFALVAGARALQEGAVEVLGGDMADVGHRRRICSRVAYMPQGLGKNLYATLSVFENIDFFARLFGQAHSERVRRIDDLIEATGLAAFRDRPAGKLSGGMKQKLGLCCALIHDPDLLLLDEPTTGVDPLSRAQFWELIDRIRAKRPGMSVLVATAYMEEAARFDWLVAMNAGRVLATGTPAELLARTQKDTLEEAFIALLPEEQRRGHHSMTIPPRSVEIDGIAAIEARGLTKRFGDFTAVDHVDFSIARGEIFGFIGSNGCGKTTTMKMLTGLLPATAGEALLLGRPIDPRDIATRKRVGYMSQSFSLYTELTVRQNLELHAQLFQVPGDIAERVADMAERFGLSELMDANPDSLPLGQRQRLSLAVATIHAPEILILDEPTSGVDPIARDAFWQMMINLARIDRVTIFISTHFMNEAERCDRIALMHMGKVLATDTPTGIVQASGASDLEGAFIEHIRRMDALAPTAAPPPPSLTHDDMEAETGPARRFSLRRLLSYSRREALELRRDPIRATLALAGSIFLMFVMGYGISLDVQNLPYAVLDRDGTTTSQNYALNLSGSRYFVEHAAIHSYAELDRRMRDGELSVAIEIPEHFARDIRRGAPVAIGMWIDGSMPSRAETALSYVRAMHVAWLSDFALRELGARPSLGLANIETRYRYNPDVASLVSIVPAVIPILLLLIPSMLTALSVVREKELGSIVNLYVTPVTRVEFLLGKQLPYVVLGMLNFALLTLLAVTIFGVPLKGSLFALTLASLLFVLSSTAIGLIFSTFVRSQIAAIFGTAIGTIIPAVQFSGMLTPVASLEGSGKVIGALYPATHILTISRGVFCKGLGIADLPVSFLALAVTAPILMAAGIALLRKQEH, encoded by the coding sequence ATGACTGCCTGCGCGGCTCGCCTTACCGGGGTACGCCTGTGCTTCGGCGACACGACGGCGCTCGACGGCGTCGATCTGGACGTTCCGGCAAGCCGCATGGTCGGAATGATCGGGCCCGACGGGGTGGGCAAGTCAAGCTTGTTCGCGCTCGTTGCTGGCGCACGCGCCCTTCAGGAAGGTGCGGTGGAAGTGCTCGGCGGCGACATGGCCGATGTCGGCCACCGCCGTCGGATCTGCTCGCGCGTCGCCTATATGCCGCAGGGGCTCGGCAAAAACCTCTATGCGACGCTGTCGGTCTTCGAGAATATCGATTTCTTCGCTCGCCTGTTCGGGCAGGCCCATTCGGAACGGGTTCGGCGGATCGACGATCTGATCGAGGCGACCGGGCTGGCGGCGTTCCGGGATCGACCGGCGGGCAAGCTTTCCGGCGGGATGAAGCAGAAACTGGGCCTGTGCTGCGCGCTGATCCATGATCCTGATCTGCTGCTGCTCGACGAGCCGACCACCGGCGTCGATCCATTGTCGCGCGCGCAATTCTGGGAACTGATCGATCGCATCCGCGCGAAACGCCCCGGCATGAGCGTGCTGGTTGCCACCGCGTATATGGAGGAAGCGGCACGGTTCGACTGGTTGGTGGCGATGAACGCCGGCCGCGTGCTCGCGACGGGCACCCCGGCCGAACTGTTGGCACGCACGCAGAAGGACACGCTGGAGGAGGCCTTCATCGCGCTGCTCCCCGAAGAACAGCGGCGCGGCCATCACAGCATGACGATACCGCCGCGCAGCGTGGAGATCGACGGGATTGCCGCGATCGAGGCGCGCGGTCTCACCAAGCGGTTCGGTGACTTCACCGCCGTTGACCATGTCGATTTCAGTATCGCGCGCGGAGAGATCTTCGGGTTCATCGGCTCGAACGGGTGCGGCAAAACGACGACGATGAAGATGCTGACGGGATTGCTTCCAGCCACCGCCGGCGAGGCGTTGCTGCTCGGCCGACCGATTGATCCGCGTGATATCGCGACCCGGAAGCGGGTCGGCTATATGTCGCAAAGCTTCTCACTCTACACCGAATTGACGGTGCGGCAGAATCTCGAATTGCACGCGCAGCTTTTTCAGGTGCCCGGCGACATCGCCGAGCGCGTCGCCGATATGGCGGAGCGTTTCGGCCTGTCGGAATTGATGGACGCCAATCCTGACAGCCTGCCACTTGGCCAGCGGCAGCGTTTGTCGCTCGCCGTGGCGACCATTCACGCGCCCGAGATTCTGATCCTCGACGAGCCGACATCGGGTGTCGATCCGATCGCGCGCGACGCCTTCTGGCAGATGATGATCAATCTCGCGCGAATCGACAGGGTGACGATCTTCATATCGACCCATTTCATGAACGAAGCGGAGCGCTGCGACCGGATCGCGCTGATGCATATGGGCAAGGTTCTGGCGACCGACACGCCGACCGGAATCGTACAGGCGAGCGGCGCAAGCGACCTCGAAGGCGCCTTTATCGAACACATCAGGCGAATGGACGCACTCGCCCCGACGGCTGCCCCTCCGCCGCCCAGCCTCACGCACGACGACATGGAGGCCGAAACCGGCCCGGCAAGACGCTTCAGTCTGCGGCGCCTGCTCAGCTATAGCCGGCGGGAGGCGCTGGAGCTTCGCCGTGATCCGATCCGCGCGACGCTTGCGCTCGCCGGCAGCATCTTCCTGATGTTCGTCATGGGATATGGCATCAGTCTCGATGTCCAGAACCTTCCCTATGCGGTGCTCGATCGCGACGGAACCACCACCAGCCAGAACTATGCGCTGAACCTTTCGGGCTCGCGCTATTTCGTGGAGCATGCGGCGATCCACAGCTATGCCGAGCTGGATCGGAGGATGCGCGATGGCGAACTGAGCGTCGCCATCGAGATTCCCGAACATTTCGCGCGCGATATTCGGCGCGGGGCACCCGTCGCGATCGGCATGTGGATCGACGGCTCGATGCCGAGCCGGGCCGAGACGGCGCTATCGTATGTGCGGGCCATGCACGTCGCCTGGCTGTCGGATTTCGCGCTGCGCGAATTGGGTGCCCGGCCGTCGTTGGGCCTGGCCAACATCGAGACGCGCTACCGCTACAATCCCGATGTCGCCAGCTTGGTATCGATCGTGCCGGCCGTCATCCCCATCCTGCTGTTGCTCATACCCTCGATGCTCACCGCGCTCAGCGTCGTGCGGGAAAAGGAGCTGGGGTCGATCGTGAATTTGTACGTCACGCCCGTCACCCGCGTCGAATTCCTGCTCGGCAAGCAATTGCCGTATGTGGTGCTGGGGATGCTCAACTTCGCGCTGCTGACACTCCTCGCGGTGACGATCTTCGGCGTGCCGCTGAAAGGAAGTCTGTTCGCGCTGACGCTGGCATCGCTGCTGTTCGTCTTGAGTTCGACGGCGATCGGGTTGATCTTCTCCACCTTCGTGCGCAGCCAGATCGCGGCGATCTTCGGCACGGCGATCGGCACGATCATCCCGGCTGTGCAATTCTCGGGCATGCTGACGCCGGTCGCGTCGCTGGAAGGCTCCGGCAAGGTGATCGGCGCACTTTACCCGGCCACCCACATCCTCACGATCAGCCGCGGGGTGTTTTGCAAGGGGCTGGGTATCGCCGATCTCCCGGTTTCGTTCCTGGCGCTCGCTGTCACCGCGCCGATCCTGATGGCGGCCGGAATAGCGCTGCTCCGCAAGCAGGAGCATTGA
- a CDS encoding HlyD family secretion protein, producing the protein MKADWKKWAFRLGIAVAVLAGVLIARHYLVRDPLGPGIASGNGRIEATEVDVSAKAPGRIRQILVYEGDMVKAGQTLATIDVDSLQAQRAQAVAQLQAALSAVQSAQTQVAQATAQRAAAVAQLRQHEADLDTARSHLGRSTELASEGATPRQEQEDDHARLQGTRAVVEAARAQVGAIDAAVATARSQVAGARSNVAAALAGVHRLDADIGDAILRAPRTGRVQYRIAEPGEVVGAGGKVLNLIDLSDAYLTFFLPEQAVGRVGMGDEARIVLDSVPDRVIPAHVSFVADVAQFTPKTVETKDEREKLMFRVRASIDRKLLARVRNLVKSGMPGTAYVRIDPGTPWPAKLALTPVK; encoded by the coding sequence GTGAAGGCCGATTGGAAAAAATGGGCGTTCCGCCTGGGTATCGCTGTGGCCGTGCTGGCGGGCGTCCTGATCGCGCGCCACTATCTCGTGCGGGATCCGCTCGGCCCCGGCATCGCCAGCGGCAATGGCCGGATCGAGGCGACCGAGGTCGATGTCTCGGCCAAGGCGCCGGGCCGCATACGCCAAATCCTGGTTTATGAAGGCGACATGGTGAAGGCGGGCCAGACTCTGGCAACCATCGACGTCGACTCGCTGCAGGCGCAGCGTGCTCAGGCCGTGGCACAGCTCCAGGCTGCCTTGAGCGCGGTGCAGTCCGCCCAGACGCAAGTGGCGCAAGCGACCGCCCAGCGCGCCGCGGCGGTCGCCCAGCTCCGCCAGCACGAAGCTGATCTGGACACCGCACGAAGCCACCTCGGCCGCTCGACCGAGCTTGCGTCCGAGGGCGCGACGCCGCGCCAGGAACAGGAGGACGATCATGCGCGGCTGCAGGGTACGCGCGCCGTGGTGGAGGCGGCACGCGCTCAGGTCGGCGCCATCGACGCCGCGGTCGCGACCGCGCGGTCACAGGTCGCAGGCGCCCGGTCGAACGTCGCCGCCGCGCTGGCGGGGGTCCACCGGCTCGATGCCGACATCGGCGACGCGATCCTGCGCGCGCCACGCACGGGCCGGGTGCAATATCGTATCGCCGAACCCGGCGAGGTCGTGGGTGCCGGCGGCAAGGTGCTCAATCTCATTGATCTCAGCGACGCTTATCTGACCTTCTTCCTGCCCGAACAGGCCGTTGGCCGGGTCGGCATGGGCGACGAGGCGCGGATCGTGCTCGATTCGGTGCCCGACCGGGTGATCCCGGCGCACGTTTCCTTCGTGGCGGACGTGGCGCAATTCACCCCAAAGACGGTTGAGACGAAGGACGAGCGCGAGAAGCTGATGTTTCGTGTTCGCGCGTCGATCGACCGAAAACTGCTCGCCAGGGTCCGCAATCTGGTGAAGTCGGGCATGCCCGGCACGGCCTATGTCCGGATCGACCCCGGCACTCCTTGGCCGGCCAAGCTCGCGCTGACGCCCGTCAAATGA